The window AAAAAATAAAGACTGCTTCCGCTTTGAAGCCCTAAAATGATATTGATTTTTTGTATAAAGTCCTACCACAAAAAAACACAAAGAAATAACTAAAATTAGAATTCCAATACTAACAGGATTTATAAATGTCATCGAAGTGTCTCCCTATTTAGTGTCTGAACGAAAATGTCAAAAGGCTTAATATAGAGCTTTTTTTGTGTCTTTACTCAAATAAAGATTTATTATTTTTTTCGGATAAAGGGAAAATACTGCTTTACTTTTTTTAAAAAATATTGTATTAACTATTTTAATTTATAAAGAAATAGTTAAACTTAGATTCGGAATATTTCGTCTAAGTTGTATTACAAATCTTAAATCTTCAAGGAGAATGTTATGAGAAAAGTAATCGATTTTCAGATGAAACTTGGCGCTACACCTATCGAAGAAATTAAATTTGATTTGAAATCGAGAGATGAAATTCCGAAACTTCTTATCGGATTACAACATATTTATATAACCCCATCGCTTCGTGAAGAAGTTTTCAACATTTTACAAAAAATGATTCCCGAAAAAATTGATACTAATAACGGTAGACCAGGTATGGATTTATGGAAAATATTAGTATTGGGGACATTACGTTTAAATTGCAACTGGGAT is drawn from Desulfobacterales bacterium and contains these coding sequences:
- a CDS encoding Tn3 family transposase yields the protein MRKVIDFQMKLGATPIEEIKFDLKSRDEIPKLLIGLQHIYITPSLREEVFNILQKMIPEKIDTNNGRPGMDLWKILVLGTLRLNCNWDYDKLKEIADNHKKIREMLGHGTFDNDVYPLQTLKDNIRSLLKSERPSSLTQAIIEIGRINKTLYLLNYVHNEEYRRRI